A stretch of the Aphis gossypii isolate Hap1 chromosome 2, ASM2018417v2, whole genome shotgun sequence genome encodes the following:
- the LOC114128322 gene encoding uncharacterized protein LOC114128322 isoform X1 has translation MFSCKTRYACGGRSRQQHSDSDEDGSYGFGAVGNRTRAAASASSCGGQKPSEEEEGDYHIYGNLTFGYKPILKTRLSSAASSVRRRTPVKRTVSFSGVQRSPPSPPSPLRRRNSYRPPPPCYSVAVRRASSFSTTRKNAAQIIAQRQRMPLPGERVFALPLPPLPADGRRVFPTPPLQPADKRFLFPSPLPQPADKRPVFLSPLPPLPANERRANGCSDVPPPSCTLHTSRVVVDVHKTSDNRPKTPTTAIAPTASLDKSPSKPVDNVVLKAPNATDIAGQRMDSYRFSMANLEDTQDVDLDAVLGELCALESQYQSTNSLLDSEKNDYNTINRMLSNSNQPGTVRTDSPDNDSAFSDCVSLLSSSESSASSGTTNHSGNNKESSKADKIRLALQKMKEASVKKLFIKVFNDDGGAKSLLVDEGMRCSYVMRLLADKHHINLGPRWGLVEHLPDLHMERVYEEHELLVDNLMLWTRDSKNRLLFVERPERTLIFENPSLFNTSTQSLSHATSNFAQEYFCNGGLPSVEGPLYIKTDSRKGWKKYHSVLRASGLYYYKDKASRSPKDLVCLATFDVNQVYYGVGWRKKYKAPTEHCFAIKHPCLQQPKSTKYIKYVCAEDERTLQKWMSAIRIVKYGQQLLDNYESALAGGDGGDPTQTSSSSTIMSPTAVSPSSGGTSGSTGRGSVGLDDDDAATMMLDDGESGLSSDSGGSSSGCDVAFESDYPPCGTIKRKPPKLPLTATTRQLACSATETSAFASNTATSGHQQKPVKSVKFADHHLQQPPSYQHHQQQQQYLQQQYQLQHHHHHQQLQQQHHLQQQQQQLQHQQQQYHHVQMMQHRRTPSLESLPPPPPELLADDDDELMNSVPPPPPKLLSPPSTAFLADLHRVVCKKWQVAQKCKLDTMATPHEVLGFRDPALGGLQPQYAAADGANNNAYSREANVSNWVAEHYGPNNLYENVYPKQQPSGPVPACSSPPPPPPPPTAQHLLRGTSNCKINKRPPPPPPPRSEKTQLTTVVS, from the exons ATGTTCTCGTGCAAGACCCGGTACGCTTGCGGCGGCCGGAGCCGGCAGCAGCACAGCGACAGCGACGAGGACGGCAGCTATGGGTTCGGGGCCGTGGGCAACCGGACCAGGGCAGCAGCCTCCGCGTCGTCGTGCGGAGGTCAAAAGCCTTCCGAAGAAGAAGAAGGAGACTATCACATTTACGGCAACCTGACGTTCGGTTACAAGCCAATATTGAAGACGAGGCTGTCGAGCGCCGCGAGTTCGGTTCGCCGACGGACGCCCGTCAAGCGGACCGTTAGCTTTTCCGGCGTGCAAAGGTCTCCGCCGTCCCCGCCGTCGCCGCTCAGACGTCGCAACAGCTACCGTCCACCGCCCCCGTGCTATTCCGTGGCCGTTCGCCGCGCCTCCAGTTTTTCCACCACCCGGAAAAACGCGGCCCAGATAATCGCCCAGAGGCAGCGCATGCCGTTGCCCGGCGAACGGGTTTTCGCGTTGCCACTGCCGCCGTTACCCGCAGACGGACGACGCGTTTTCCCGACGCCACCGCTGCAACCAGCAGACAAACGATTCCTCTTCCCGTCGCCACTGCCGCAACCCGCAGACAAACGACCCGTTTTCTTGTCGCCACTGCCGCCGTTACCCGCAAACGAACGACGCGCGAACGGCTGCAGCGACGTTCCGCCACCCTCCTGCACCCTACACACCAGCCGAGTGGTCGTCGACGTGCACAAGACTTCCGATAATCGCCCGAAAACGCCCACGACCGCGATCGCGCCTACTGCA aGTTTGGATAAAAGCCCTTCCAAGCCAGTCGACAATGTCGTTTTGAAAGCACCCAACGCCACAGACATAGCTGGTCAGCGGATGGATTCTTATAGATTTTCAATGGCAAATTTAGAAG ATACTCAAGACGTAGACTTAGACGCCGTGTTGGGAGAGCTATGCGCCTTAGAATCCCAATACCAGAGCACGAATAGTCTATTGGATTCGGAAAAAAACG attacaatacaataaacagGATGCTGTCAAATTCAAATCAACCGGGAACAG tgAGGACCGATAGTCCGGATAACGATTCCGCGTTCTCTGATTGCGTATCGTTGTTGTCGAGCAGCGAGAGTTCAGCTTCGAGCGGCACTACCAATCACTCTGGAAACAAcaaa GAGTCGTCTAAAGCGGATAAAATCCGTCTGGCCCTACAAAAAATGAAAGAGGCCAGTGTGAAGAAACTATTCATCAAAGTGTTCAACGACGACGGTGGAGCAAAATCGTTATTGGTCGATGAGGGTATGCGCTGTAGTTACGTGATGCGATTGTTAGCCGACAAACATCACATTAATCTCGGACCGCGCTGGGGGCTCGTCGAACATCTGCCGGACCTTCATATGG AACGCGTTTACGAAGAACACGAGTTGCTAGTAGATAATTTAATGCTGTGGACCAGAGATTCCAAGAACCGTTTATTGTTTGTCGAGCGGCCCGAGAGGACGTTAATATTCGAAAATCCGTCGTTGTTTAATACCAGCACTCAGTCGCTCAGCCACGCGACTAGTAACTTTGCTCAA GAATACTTTTGCAACGGTGGACTCCCAAGCGTCGAAGGCCCGCTGTACATCAAGACGGACTCGAGGAAGGGCTGGAAGAAGTACCACAGCGTGCTCAGGGCTTCGGGTCTGTACTATTACAAGGACAAGGCGTCGCGATCACCGAAGGACCTCGTTTGCCTGGCCACGTTCGACGTGAACCAGGTGTACTACGGCGTGGGCTGGCGTAAGAAGTACAAGGCGCCCACCGAACACTGTTTCGCGATCAAACACCCGTGCTTGCAGCAACCCAAGTCGACCAAGTACATAAAGTACGTGTGCGCCGAGGACGAGCGAACGCTGCAAAAGTGGATGTCGGCCATACGGATCGTCAAGTACGGACAACAATTGCTCGACAACTACGAGTCGGCGCTGGCAGGCGGTGACGGCGGCGACCCTACGcaaacgtcgtcgtcgtcgacgaTAATGTCGCCGACCGCGGTGTCACCATCGTCCGGTGGCACTTCCGGATCGACGGGACGTGGGTCCGTGGGactcgacgacgacgacgcggCCACCATGATGCTGGACGATGGCGAGAGCGGACTGTCGTCAGACTCGGGAGGTTCGTCGTCCGGTTGCGACGTGGCGTTCGAGTCGGACTACCCTCCGTGCGGCACCATCAAACGGAAGCCGCCCAAACTTCCACTGACGGCCACCACGCGTCAGCTCGCCTGTTCCGCAACAGAGACGTCGGCGTTTGCATCGAACACGGCGACTTCCGGCCACCAACAAAAGCCCGTCAAGTCGGTCAAGTTTGCCGACCACCACCTGCAGCAACCGCCGTCGTACCAACACCACCAGCAGCAACAGCAGTACCTGCAACAACAGTACCAGCTCCAGCATCACCATCACCACCAGCAGTTACAGCAGCAGCACCACCtccaacagcaacagcaacaattGCAACATCAACAGCAACAGTACCACCACGTACAGATGATGCAGCACCGACGGACGCCTAGTCTGGAATCGTTGCCGCCTCCTCCGCCCGAACTGTtggccgacgacgacgacgagctGATGAACTCCGTGCCACCCCCGCCGCCCAAGCTGCTGTCGCCGCCCAGCACGGCGTTCCTGGCCGACCTGCACCGAGTCGTGTGCAAGAAGTGGCAGGTGGCGCAAAAGTGCAAGCTCGACACGATGGCCACGCCGCACGAAGTCCTGGGTTTCCGGGACCCGGCCCTCGGAGGGCTCCAACCGCAgtacgccgccgccgacggCGCCAACAACAACGCTTACAGCCGCGAGGCGAACGTCAGCAATTGGGTGGCCGAACACTACGGGCCCAACAATCTGTACGAGAACGTGTACCCCAAACAGCAACCCTCGGGTCCAGTCCCGGCTTGTTCGTCGCCGCCAcccccgccgccgccgccaacGGCCCAGCATCTCCTCCGCGGGACCAGCAACTGCAAGATCAACAAGCGACCTCCTCCGCCGCCACCCCCGAGGTCCGAGAAGACGCAACTCACCACCGTCGTCTCGTAA
- the LOC114128322 gene encoding amyloid beta A4 precursor protein-binding family B member 1-interacting protein isoform X2, whose protein sequence is MRPYEGNYDVDCPVDSNYCGDSEEEDPERLLDVWLGELDSLASSLDKSPSKPVDNVVLKAPNATDIAGQRMDSYRFSMANLEDTQDVDLDAVLGELCALESQYQSTNSLLDSEKNDYNTINRMLSNSNQPGTVRTDSPDNDSAFSDCVSLLSSSESSASSGTTNHSGNNKESSKADKIRLALQKMKEASVKKLFIKVFNDDGGAKSLLVDEGMRCSYVMRLLADKHHINLGPRWGLVEHLPDLHMERVYEEHELLVDNLMLWTRDSKNRLLFVERPERTLIFENPSLFNTSTQSLSHATSNFAQEYFCNGGLPSVEGPLYIKTDSRKGWKKYHSVLRASGLYYYKDKASRSPKDLVCLATFDVNQVYYGVGWRKKYKAPTEHCFAIKHPCLQQPKSTKYIKYVCAEDERTLQKWMSAIRIVKYGQQLLDNYESALAGGDGGDPTQTSSSSTIMSPTAVSPSSGGTSGSTGRGSVGLDDDDAATMMLDDGESGLSSDSGGSSSGCDVAFESDYPPCGTIKRKPPKLPLTATTRQLACSATETSAFASNTATSGHQQKPVKSVKFADHHLQQPPSYQHHQQQQQYLQQQYQLQHHHHHQQLQQQHHLQQQQQQLQHQQQQYHHVQMMQHRRTPSLESLPPPPPELLADDDDELMNSVPPPPPKLLSPPSTAFLADLHRVVCKKWQVAQKCKLDTMATPHEVLGFRDPALGGLQPQYAAADGANNNAYSREANVSNWVAEHYGPNNLYENVYPKQQPSGPVPACSSPPPPPPPPTAQHLLRGTSNCKINKRPPPPPPPRSEKTQLTTVVS, encoded by the exons ATGAGACCATATGAGGGCAATTACGACGTCGATTGTCCAGTGGACTCCAATTACTGTGGCGACTCGGAAGAAGAAGACCCAGAACGATTGTTAGATGTTTGGCTCGGTGAATTGGACTCGTTAGCTtcg aGTTTGGATAAAAGCCCTTCCAAGCCAGTCGACAATGTCGTTTTGAAAGCACCCAACGCCACAGACATAGCTGGTCAGCGGATGGATTCTTATAGATTTTCAATGGCAAATTTAGAAG ATACTCAAGACGTAGACTTAGACGCCGTGTTGGGAGAGCTATGCGCCTTAGAATCCCAATACCAGAGCACGAATAGTCTATTGGATTCGGAAAAAAACG attacaatacaataaacagGATGCTGTCAAATTCAAATCAACCGGGAACAG tgAGGACCGATAGTCCGGATAACGATTCCGCGTTCTCTGATTGCGTATCGTTGTTGTCGAGCAGCGAGAGTTCAGCTTCGAGCGGCACTACCAATCACTCTGGAAACAAcaaa GAGTCGTCTAAAGCGGATAAAATCCGTCTGGCCCTACAAAAAATGAAAGAGGCCAGTGTGAAGAAACTATTCATCAAAGTGTTCAACGACGACGGTGGAGCAAAATCGTTATTGGTCGATGAGGGTATGCGCTGTAGTTACGTGATGCGATTGTTAGCCGACAAACATCACATTAATCTCGGACCGCGCTGGGGGCTCGTCGAACATCTGCCGGACCTTCATATGG AACGCGTTTACGAAGAACACGAGTTGCTAGTAGATAATTTAATGCTGTGGACCAGAGATTCCAAGAACCGTTTATTGTTTGTCGAGCGGCCCGAGAGGACGTTAATATTCGAAAATCCGTCGTTGTTTAATACCAGCACTCAGTCGCTCAGCCACGCGACTAGTAACTTTGCTCAA GAATACTTTTGCAACGGTGGACTCCCAAGCGTCGAAGGCCCGCTGTACATCAAGACGGACTCGAGGAAGGGCTGGAAGAAGTACCACAGCGTGCTCAGGGCTTCGGGTCTGTACTATTACAAGGACAAGGCGTCGCGATCACCGAAGGACCTCGTTTGCCTGGCCACGTTCGACGTGAACCAGGTGTACTACGGCGTGGGCTGGCGTAAGAAGTACAAGGCGCCCACCGAACACTGTTTCGCGATCAAACACCCGTGCTTGCAGCAACCCAAGTCGACCAAGTACATAAAGTACGTGTGCGCCGAGGACGAGCGAACGCTGCAAAAGTGGATGTCGGCCATACGGATCGTCAAGTACGGACAACAATTGCTCGACAACTACGAGTCGGCGCTGGCAGGCGGTGACGGCGGCGACCCTACGcaaacgtcgtcgtcgtcgacgaTAATGTCGCCGACCGCGGTGTCACCATCGTCCGGTGGCACTTCCGGATCGACGGGACGTGGGTCCGTGGGactcgacgacgacgacgcggCCACCATGATGCTGGACGATGGCGAGAGCGGACTGTCGTCAGACTCGGGAGGTTCGTCGTCCGGTTGCGACGTGGCGTTCGAGTCGGACTACCCTCCGTGCGGCACCATCAAACGGAAGCCGCCCAAACTTCCACTGACGGCCACCACGCGTCAGCTCGCCTGTTCCGCAACAGAGACGTCGGCGTTTGCATCGAACACGGCGACTTCCGGCCACCAACAAAAGCCCGTCAAGTCGGTCAAGTTTGCCGACCACCACCTGCAGCAACCGCCGTCGTACCAACACCACCAGCAGCAACAGCAGTACCTGCAACAACAGTACCAGCTCCAGCATCACCATCACCACCAGCAGTTACAGCAGCAGCACCACCtccaacagcaacagcaacaattGCAACATCAACAGCAACAGTACCACCACGTACAGATGATGCAGCACCGACGGACGCCTAGTCTGGAATCGTTGCCGCCTCCTCCGCCCGAACTGTtggccgacgacgacgacgagctGATGAACTCCGTGCCACCCCCGCCGCCCAAGCTGCTGTCGCCGCCCAGCACGGCGTTCCTGGCCGACCTGCACCGAGTCGTGTGCAAGAAGTGGCAGGTGGCGCAAAAGTGCAAGCTCGACACGATGGCCACGCCGCACGAAGTCCTGGGTTTCCGGGACCCGGCCCTCGGAGGGCTCCAACCGCAgtacgccgccgccgacggCGCCAACAACAACGCTTACAGCCGCGAGGCGAACGTCAGCAATTGGGTGGCCGAACACTACGGGCCCAACAATCTGTACGAGAACGTGTACCCCAAACAGCAACCCTCGGGTCCAGTCCCGGCTTGTTCGTCGCCGCCAcccccgccgccgccgccaacGGCCCAGCATCTCCTCCGCGGGACCAGCAACTGCAAGATCAACAAGCGACCTCCTCCGCCGCCACCCCCGAGGTCCGAGAAGACGCAACTCACCACCGTCGTCTCGTAA